The Geminocystis sp. NIES-3708 genomic sequence ATTCAAAAATTTTATACTCAAAATTTTTGATAAATAAATTGCTTAAACTGAGATAATAGAATTCAGAACTTCATCCTTCAAAGAATGTCAAAAGTTATTATTATTGTTAACGCACAAGTAAATAAAGGTAAAATTAGTGCTAATGCACCAGTTGCACAAAAAATGGCTCTAGCGTTGAGTAAAAGTATTACAGAATCAAATTCTTGTCATAAAATAGAAATCGTTAGTGGTGCAGATTTGTGGTCAAAATCATTACCAATATCAGATTCAGATGAAGATACCATTTATTGTCCTTTAACGATTAAATTGCCAGACTGGTTTCATTTTCCCGCCCAACACATTTACTATGCTTGTCGGGATGTAGAAAAAAGAAGAAAATGGGTACAACAACATTTCAATCATAAAACAAGTAAAGATAATTTATGGCTCGGAGATTTATGGTTACCTATAATTTTTACCCCTGAAAAATTGATTTATAGTGATATTATTGGGGAAGGAATTTTGCCAAATGATTATCAACAACCCCAAAATTTACCTTCAGAAATTTATACTGATTTGCAAACATTGGCAAAAGAGTTACTTAATTCAATTCAAGCAATACCCTCTGTTTATCTTTTACAATTTCGGATGTTAGATGATAATATCATTTTCGATCGCCTGTGGCCTTTTCCTGCTTCTTCTGCCATTGCCTCTATCAATGTTCATAAACCTGATTTATTCGCTCACCATTGGCATTGTTTAAGTGGGAGCTTCTAAATTTAAAGGACAATTAATAATGGGTGTATCCCCTAATAAACGACTGGCTACTTTCGTGGAAGTGTCTAAATCAATTTTGCGCATAAAAGTAGAATAGGTTAATAATGCTAACAAAGAACGGGGATCAATAATCCAAGGGGGGAGATATTTAGGTAACTTACACAATCCTAAATCAGTTAATTCTGCTAATGCAGGTAAATCCATTATGTCTAATTTACCGCAAAACATTAATCTTAAACAATCGGCTCTCCCCGCTGAAAACATGGCATTGATGGCACTACTAACCATTAATAAGCCGAATAAATAAACCACATCTTTAGTAAAAGGTGTACTTCCTGTGATAACTCCTCCACGAAAAACCCTTCTAGCACTTTCAAAGGATTGATCTTTTTTCCCCTCCGTGCGATCGAAAAAATATTTATAGACATCAATAAAATCCGCACCATCAATAGCCATCTGAATGGCAAAAACTCGATCTGCTAATCTTTGAAACCGATTTAATTCCATACTACCGCTAATAACTTCAGCAAAGACAGCCAATCCTTCTTGAGTACAAGTTGTGCCAATATGTCCTTCCCCTAAAATGGGTAATTTATCTTGTTTTTTACCGTTAATGGAAGTTAAAACATGGATAAAACCCTCATGATTAATTAATTGAATACAATCTCTATCAGTAAATTTAGCATCTCGACGAAGACGAATTTGTTTAGAAGTAGCTAAAGCATTAGCTGATAGGTTATCTAAAATGACAATTTCAGGGGCATCTTCTCCAAAGTGAGGTTTGAGGGCTAAGTCGATTTTTAAGGCTATTTCTTCCGCAGAATAGATTGTTGGAGAATGAATTTTAAATTGAAGTTCATTTAAGCGATCAACATTATCTCTAATACTTTGAGCCAATTGTAAGAGGGTTTTATCATCATAACGTAAAGGAGCAGTGGGTTCACCATAAGCTAGACGACTGAAGGAAAAAAAATCAGATTTACCTACATTAGCCAACATTCTAGCCGCTTTTTCAATGGCATCTCCCTGACGTTCTAGCCAAAAGTCAACTTTTGAACTTTGAGGAAAAATATTTTTTCGAGCTTCCCTAAGAATATCAATAACAGGAGCAGGATTGAAAGGAATATAGTTAACATCAGGCAATTTTTGGCATTGATGAGCGAAAAAATCTTCTTTTACTTGAGGATTCCAGCTAATGGTTTTGAGAATACGAATCTGCTTATTAGCTTGTTGTAATAAACTAGCTACAGAACAAATTCTGACTTTTTCTTTTTCAGTATGTAAATCACTCATGAAGATTAATAATTAAAGGAATAAAAATTAGAAATTCTCCTTCTGAAAATAAATATAGCAAGATATTCTCAGATTCATTTTATTTTATTTACCATCAAGATTACGCCAGTCACCCAGAGGAATAAAAGCCGCCCAATGCACAGGATGTTTAAATTTGTCGCTGTTTAACATCTCTAATTGTACTTGACGTAATGCTTCTGATCTACCTTCACCTTTCATTAATCGCTTATAATAACTTGTCATCAATTCTTGAGTAGTAAGATCAAATACATCCCATAAACTCATGAGTTGACTTTCCGCTCCAGCTAGTACAAATGCTCGTCTTAAGCCATATACTCCTTCTCCATTTCTAACATCGCCAATGCCCGTTTGACAAGCGGATAAAACTACTAATTTTGTTCCCCATAAATATAAACTAGAAGCATCTAAAGCAGTTAATGCACCATCCATTTTATTGTCAGCAGGATTAAATCCAGCAAAAGCTAAACCCGATCTTAATAAAGGATTTTCACTTTTAATTATGGTAAGCTGACTTTGAGAATCCATATTATTAAATGTTGTCATGTTTTCTTCTTTTTCGACATTGGGTAAAAAGAAACCATGAGTAGCAATATGAAGAATTTGAGGTGCTTTTACTTTAATAATATTTTGTGCCAAGGCTTGATTTTCTGTGAAAACTTGAGGATGAGATAGTAAGGGAATAATTGCGTTAGCTTCTCCTTTTGTACCTTCTAAAGCACCACAACACCATGCTAATTGATCTAAATCCCCTGAACGCTTAATATTTTTTCCTCGACTGGCACTAGCTATTAAAATTTTGTCTGTATCTAAGTTATAAGTAGGATTAGCAACGATAACCGCATCTGATTGTGGTTGAAACTTCGTTTGTAATCTTAATAAATCTCTACCACTGGTAAGATAGCTGATAGAATAACTTTCTGCTAAATATTTACCTTGCTCATCTTGTAATGCCACAAAAGGAATCAGATTTAGTTGACTATCAGGAGAAATCAAAAGAGTTTTTTTATCCTTAAGAAGAGGTAATAATGGTTTAAATATTAATTGATGAAGTTTTTGACTATTATTAGCTAAATCTTCTGGTTTACCAATGTCGGCTAAATCTATTCGTAATTCTTTAACCAGTTTATCAATAGTTTCTGTTTCTCCTAAATCAACCCCTTGAGGTTCACCTTCGGAATGCAATACATAAGCAACATAATGAGGCTTTCCTATTTCTTTCGTTTTCGGATTAAAGGGATTATAAACCAGATACTCAATTAAAGCCGTATTTTTGGGAATAGCTTTTTGGATATTTTCTAAGGTAATTGGTTGATTAATAGTACGAAATTCATTACTTTTGGAAGATAAATTTGTTTCTAATTGACGAATTTCCTCCTCAAGATTTCTAATTAATTCTTGATAAGCCGAGGGATTAAGTTTGCCGACACCTTCAAAAGAAAGAGAGGCTAATTGACTTCTTTTTTCTGCCAGATTATCAAAAAGGGTTTGAATCTGAGGACTATTTTGTGATCGCAAAGTAGCAATAATATTACTTAAAGCATCTAAAACTCTTCCCTTCCGACGAAGTATTGTCGTTAAAGCCAGACGTGCCGCTTGAGGATTATTCGATACTGATTTAAGATGTAAGCTAATTACAAAATTAGTGGAAATGGAAAGAGTATTAATATATGCCTGTTTACGAGATTCATTACCGATAGTATTCAAAAATTCATTAAGTCTATCTTCCTCAAGATTCGTGCCTTGAGTTAAGTAATCAAGTGCGAGGGGAATATTATTTTTATCCCAGTATAATCCTCCCAAATTATTGAGCAAAGTGGCAATATTGGGGTGTTTTTTCCCTAATGATTCTTGATAAATGGTTAAACTTTGTTGAAAAAGAGGTTCAGCTTTGTCATATTCTGATTGAAAATTATAAAATAAAGCTAAATTATTGAGAGATTGGGCAATATCCGAATGTTTTTCCCCTAATAATTTTTTTCGGATAGCTAAAGATTGGAGATAAAGAGGTTCTGCTTCTTTGTATCTTTTTTGTATGCGATATAATTCTGCTAAATTATTCAAAGAAGTCGCCGTATCAGGATTATTTTCACCGAAGTTTTTTTGATAAATAGCTAAAGATTCAAGATAAAGGGGTTCTGCTTTTTGAAGATTTCCCTGTTCATGATACATTAAGGCTAGATTATTTAAAGATTGTCCAGTATCGCTATGATTATCACCTAATACTTTTCTTCTAGCGGTTAAGACTTGCAAATAAATAGGCTCTGCTTCTTGATAATTTCCTTGGGAACGGTATAATTCAGCTAAGTTATTCAGTGTAGTTAAAGTATCGGGATGATTTTCCCCCAATGCTTTTTTATAAATATTTAAGGCTTGAAGATAATAAGATTCTGCTTCTTGATAATTTCCTTGGGTATTATACATTAAAGCCAAATTATTGAAAGATTGAGCGGTGTCAGGATGATTTTCTCCTAATGCTTCTTTTCGGATAGTTAAGGCTTGTTGATAAAGGGATTCTGCCTCTTGATAATCACCAAGAGAGTATAATAATAAACCGAAATTATTTAGAGTTTGAGCAATATTGGGATGTTTTTCCCCTAATATTTTCTTACTAAGAGTTAGTGATTCTTGATAAAAAGATTTTGCTTTTTCGTACTGCCCTTGAGAACGGTATAATTCAGCTAAATTGTTGAGTAAAATAGCAACATCAGGATGATTTTCGCCAAAAATTGCTTTTTTGATTTTTAATGCTTCTAGGTAAAAAGGTTCGGCTTTTTCATTATCACCTTGAAGATAATATAATAGACCTAAATTATTGAGAAATATAGCACTATCAGGATTATTTTCTCCTGAAACTTCTTTAGCGATACTTAATGCTTGTAAATAAAAAGATTCTGCGGGGGGATAATTTCCTTGTAAACGCTGTAAATCTCCTAAATTATTTAATAAAGTTGCAACGGTTAAATTTTTTTCTCCTGATAATTTTTTAGTAATGGTTAAGGCTTGTTGATAAAGGGATTCTGCTTCTGGATAATTTCCTAATATATGCTGTACTTTTCCTAAATTATTAGTAAAAATAGCAGTATTCAAAGTATCTTCCTGAGAAACTATTTTTATAATTGTTAATCCTTGTTGATAGAGAGATTGTGCTTTTTGATAATCTCCTACAGAAAAATATAATTCTCCTAAATTATTATATAAAATTGCCGTATAAGTGTTATTTTCCCCTAATTCTCCTTTAATGATAGCTAATATTTTTTCCATGAAAGAAATAGCTTCTCGATAATTTCCTTGTTTCAACAATTCTTCCATTTGTGCACTTAATTTTTCTACCTCTGCAACTTTTGTTCCATCATCAGAATTTATTTGAGCGAGGACATTTTGTCTGATATGATTTTCATTTTGAGCAATAGTTTTGAGAGGGAAATTAATCATCGAAACTATACTTAAAATTATCGCCAAGATTATTGATTTTGAAGAATGTTGAGTCATGGCAAAAAAGAAATAGAATTAGTTTATCTATTATCTATTATGTAACTGCTTCTGGTTTTTGGCTGATATTAATAGGCGGTAATTTAAAAGACACTAACGCCGCAATCAACACAAAAAAGCTCGAAATCCATAAACAGGCTTCAATGCCTCCTATTTGAAAAACAATTCCTGATGTAATTGTGCCGAGTAATCTACCTCCAGAATTTGCCATATAATAAAAACCTACATTTAAAGCAACATCATTATCTTCGGTGTAGGCTAACACTAAATAAGAATGTACGGCGGAGTTAAAAGCAAATACAATACCAAAGATAATTAAGCCTCCTGTAATCACGATTTGGGGATTTAATCCCGCTATAAATGCCATGGCAATGGCAACAGGTACAATAGTTAAAATAGAAGTCCAAATTTGAATCGTACGTGCCTGAGGTGCTTTTCCTGCTTGACTTTGTCTTAAAATTGTGGGAGAAAAAGATTGAATTAAACCGTAACCGATAACCCAACAAGCCATATAAGTGCCGACTTGAATAAAACTCCAACCTAAATTTGTGCGTAAAAATACGGGTAAAGCAACCACAAACCAAATATCCCTTGCACCGAATAAAAAAAATCGAGCTAAAGATAAAATATTAATGGCTTTACTCTTAGAAAATAACTGTTTAAATTTAATTTTCGCTTTAATTTTGCCCAAATTTTTCGGTAAAAATCGACCACTTAAAAATATAATAAATAAAAATGAGGCTTGAATAAATAAAGCATTTTTAAAACCGAATAATTCTAATAAAGCTGCACCAACAAAAAAGCCTAAACCTTTTAACGCATTTTTTGATCCTGTAAGGATAGCAACCCATTTAAACAGTTTTGATTCTTGCTCTTTTGGTACAACTAAACGCACAGCACTTTTAGAACTCATCTTCGTTAAATCTTTAGCAACACCCGAAAATGCTTGGGAAATCATAACATATAAAACTTGAAACCATGTTGCCCATTCAAAGTTAATTACTCCTAACATAACAAGAGCAAAAATTTGTAAAGCGATACCGCCATAAAGAGTTAATCTTAAGCCAAATTGAGATCCAATCCAACCCCCTAAAAAATTAGTAATTATCCCAAAAATTTCGTAAAATAAAAACAGAAAAGCAATTTCAATGGGCGTAAAACCGAGCTTATTAAAGTGCAATAAAACAAGCATTCTTAATGCACCATCGGTAATAGTATAACCCCAATAAGCAGAGGTTACTAAAGCATAATTACGTAAATTTTTATCCATAAAAAATGATGAAGAATGAGGAATTAATTACAGATATTTTTCCTTGCTTAAACGACATTTAGGCAATATTGTTTTACTTTTGTGCCTTTGCGTCTTTACGAGATAAAATATTCCATCTGCTATAGTTTTTAACTAACCTAAGCGACTAATTTTGGCGACTAACTCCACGAGGCGATTAGAATAACCCCATTCGTTGTCATACCATGCCAGAATTTTTACTTGGGTTTCGTCTATTACCATGGTTGAAAGCGCATCGATAATAGAAGATCTTGCATCGTCTTTGTAATCAATCGAAACCAAAGGACGTTCTTCATAGCCTAAAATACCTTTTAATTCCTCTTCAGAGGCTTCTTTCAGTAATTTATTTACTTCTTCAACACTGGTTTTGCGGTTAACTTCAAAAACACAATCTGTTAAAGAAGCGTTTAACATCGGCACTCTTACCGCTATGCCGTTTAATTTTCCTTGTAACTCTGGGTAAATCATGGCGATCGCCGTTGCCGAACCTGTAGTTGTGGGAATTAAAGACTGGATACAAGATCTCGCTCTGCGTAAGTCTTTATGAGGTGCATCGACAACAATTTGGGTATTTGTGACATCATGAATGGTAGTGATAACACCGTGTTTGATGCCTAATGTGCCGTGAATAACTTTAACCACAGGTGCTAAACAGTTTGTAGTACAAGAAGCGGCAGTTAATAGATGATATTTTTCGGGATTATAAAGATGATCATTCACACCTACTACAATATTAAGGGCTTCTTCCTTAACTGGTGCGGCAACCACAACTTTTTTTACACCATGCTCAAAATAAGGATTTAAAGTGTCAGGAGTGCGGAATTTACCCGACGATTCGATAACTAAATCGACTCCCAAATCTGCCCAAGGCACTTCCTGCGGTGTCGCATATTCGCTAAATGTGACGGTTTTTCCATCGAGAATAAATTTATCTTTTTCAACAATAAATTCTTTATGCCAACGCCCATGCACAGAATCAAACTCTAATAAATGAGCAGCAGTAGCTACACCACCTTTAATCTCGTTGATATGTACAAATTCTATCTCAGGATTATCCCAACCTGCTCGAAATGCTAACCTGCCGATTCTTCCAAAACCGTTAATACCAATACGCATATAAATAATTTTTTAACTGTAAATATAACAATAAAAGTTGTTGAGTAAAATACTGAGCTAATCTAAATAATATTTTCTATCTTTTAAAAAAGTCTCTAAATATCTGAAATTATAGTTTTAACTATTTTGAGTTCAATTATTTTCAACACTATTATTTTATCGTCAAATCAATAAAACTTGGTTTAAGGAATGGTTAAGAGAAATTAAAATCACTAATCACCAATTAGCTTAAGAACAATAAAATATTATTAACCATGATTGTTATATATTGTTGAGAAACATAAAAGGTAATTTACTGTAGAAAAAATTATCAAAGCAAAAGCTATATAGTGGAGAATAAAAAGAATCTTATTTTTAACCAATATTTCGTAATTTTGATCATGGAATTATCAGTAATTATCCTTACCCATAACGAAGAAGCTAATTTACCCACTTCTTTATCGAGTTTAAAAAAGTTAGAAGCAGAAATATTTATTATTGATTCAGGTAGTAGCGATCGCACTGTTGAAATAGCAAAAGAATATAATTGTCAAGTATTTAATCATCCGTGGGAAAATTATGCACAACAACTAAATTGGGGTTTAAAAAATTTACCAATTACAACCCCTTGGATTATGAGATTAGATGCCGATGAGCGATTAACCCCAGAATTAGTAGCAGAAATAAAAGAAAAATTACCCTTAACCCCGAAAAATGTTGGCGGTTATCAGATGAAAAGGAGAGTATTTTTTATGGGGCGTTGGATTCGTCACGGTGGATATTATCCCACTTGGTTACTTAGAATTTGGCGTAATGGTATTGGTATTTGCGAACAAAGATGGATGGATGAACATATTATTCTCTCAGAAGGGAAAATTATAGATTTACAAAACGATATTATTGACGAAAATCAAAAAGGTTTAAGTTTTTGGGTAAATAAGCATAATAGTTATGCTGATAGGGAAGTAAAAGATATGTTAGCCATGGAAAAAGCCGAAGAAAATCAACAAAATATTTTAGACAATAGTCAAACTTCTCAAGCATCTCAACGAAGATGGGTTAAAAAGAATTTATATGTAAAATCACCTCTATTTTTTAGAGTATTTATTTATTGGCTATTACGTTATACTGTTGGTTTAGGATTTTTAGACGGCATCGAAGGTATGATGTTTCATTTTTTACAAGGGTTTTGGTATCGTTTTTTAGTAGATGCTAAAATTTATGAGTTAAAACATCAATCTCGATTAACACAATAGATCTTTCAAAAAAGATTTTTTATCTGCTCTTAGTAAGGGTTAAAGCTTTAATTTTGTAGATGATTGGAGATTGCTAATCATAGAAAATTATAATCGTTAGACTATGCTTATGTTTAAAATATCGTTAATATTGATCTATGTCATGCCATAACGCCATTATTAATTATTATCATGCGCACGATCGCCGAAATTAACGAAAAAATCCTCAGTGGTAAAGCCACAGTTTGGACGATTGAGGAATTAAAATCAAAAGTGAAAAAACTAGGCATAAAGAAAACTTATGAAAAAGTGGACGTAATTTGTACAGGTACTTTTGAACCGATGGAGTCATCGGGAGCAATTTTGAACCTTGGTCATACTGATCCTCCCATGAAAATTCGTAAATGTTGGCTTGATGGTGTTCCAGCTTATGCTGGTTTTGGGGCAGTAGATCTATATTTAGGAGCGACAGCCTTAAGTGACTATAGTTCAGTTAATGATAATGGCGAAAATTTCCCTTCCCATACTCCTGAAAAAGGCGGTTCTCACGTTATTGAAAATTTAATTGCTGGTAAATCTGTAAGTATAAAAGCGATTGGGCAAGTTACAGATTGTTATCCTCGTGCTTCTTTTGAATCTAGCATTACGGCGACAACAATAAATCAGTTTTACTTATATAATCCTCGTAATTTGTATCAAAATTTCATCGTCGGAGTCAATGGAGGCGATCGCACATTGTATACTTATTTGGGTCCACTATTACCCCGTTTAGGTAATGCAGTGTATTCAAGTATTGGAGCTATGTCACCATTGTTAAACGATCCCAATTTAGAAGTAGTAGGAATTGGCACAAAAATATTTTTAGGAGGTGCCCAAGGTATGATTGTATGGGAAGGAACACAGCATTTTCCTTTACAGAAAAGATTACCTAATGATACTCCCATTGGTCCCGCTTCTACTTTGGCTTTAGTAGGTGACGCAAAAAAAATGAGTCGAGAATGGGTTAGAGGTTGTTATTTTAAGAATTATGGTTCATCGTTAATGTTAGGGGTAGGAATACCTTTTCCCGTATTAAGCGAAAAAGTTATCGAACATTGTGCGGTAGAAGACGAAGATATAGTTGCCCCTGTGGTTGATTTTTCTATTCCTCGTCGAGTGCGTCCTAGTTTTGGCTTAGTAAATTATGCTCAGTTAAAACATGGTAAAATCAAAATTGAAGGGCAAACTGTAAGAGTCGCATCAGTAGCAAGTATGTATTTAGGAAGACAAGTGGCAGAAACTTTAAAAAAATGGATTTTAGAAGGTAATTTTACTTTATCTGAACCTGTAGCACC encodes the following:
- a CDS encoding flavohemoglobin expression-modulating QEGLA motif protein; amino-acid sequence: MSDLHTEKEKVRICSVASLLQQANKQIRILKTISWNPQVKEDFFAHQCQKLPDVNYIPFNPAPVIDILREARKNIFPQSSKVDFWLERQGDAIEKAARMLANVGKSDFFSFSRLAYGEPTAPLRYDDKTLLQLAQSIRDNVDRLNELQFKIHSPTIYSAEEIALKIDLALKPHFGEDAPEIVILDNLSANALATSKQIRLRRDAKFTDRDCIQLINHEGFIHVLTSINGKKQDKLPILGEGHIGTTCTQEGLAVFAEVISGSMELNRFQRLADRVFAIQMAIDGADFIDVYKYFFDRTEGKKDQSFESARRVFRGGVITGSTPFTKDVVYLFGLLMVSSAINAMFSAGRADCLRLMFCGKLDIMDLPALAELTDLGLCKLPKYLPPWIIDPRSLLALLTYSTFMRKIDLDTSTKVASRLLGDTPIINCPLNLEAPT
- a CDS encoding ArsJ-associated glyceraldehyde-3-phosphate dehydrogenase, producing the protein MRIGINGFGRIGRLAFRAGWDNPEIEFVHINEIKGGVATAAHLLEFDSVHGRWHKEFIVEKDKFILDGKTVTFSEYATPQEVPWADLGVDLVIESSGKFRTPDTLNPYFEHGVKKVVVAAPVKEEALNIVVGVNDHLYNPEKYHLLTAASCTTNCLAPVVKVIHGTLGIKHGVITTIHDVTNTQIVVDAPHKDLRRARSCIQSLIPTTTGSATAIAMIYPELQGKLNGIAVRVPMLNASLTDCVFEVNRKTSVEEVNKLLKEASEEELKGILGYEERPLVSIDYKDDARSSIIDALSTMVIDETQVKILAWYDNEWGYSNRLVELVAKISRLG
- a CDS encoding glycosyltransferase family 2 protein, with protein sequence MELSVIILTHNEEANLPTSLSSLKKLEAEIFIIDSGSSDRTVEIAKEYNCQVFNHPWENYAQQLNWGLKNLPITTPWIMRLDADERLTPELVAEIKEKLPLTPKNVGGYQMKRRVFFMGRWIRHGGYYPTWLLRIWRNGIGICEQRWMDEHIILSEGKIIDLQNDIIDENQKGLSFWVNKHNSYADREVKDMLAMEKAEENQQNILDNSQTSQASQRRWVKKNLYVKSPLFFRVFIYWLLRYTVGLGFLDGIEGMMFHFLQGFWYRFLVDAKIYELKHQSRLTQ
- the arsJ gene encoding organoarsenical effux MFS transporter ArsJ; this encodes MDKNLRNYALVTSAYWGYTITDGALRMLVLLHFNKLGFTPIEIAFLFLFYEIFGIITNFLGGWIGSQFGLRLTLYGGIALQIFALVMLGVINFEWATWFQVLYVMISQAFSGVAKDLTKMSSKSAVRLVVPKEQESKLFKWVAILTGSKNALKGLGFFVGAALLELFGFKNALFIQASFLFIIFLSGRFLPKNLGKIKAKIKFKQLFSKSKAINILSLARFFLFGARDIWFVVALPVFLRTNLGWSFIQVGTYMACWVIGYGLIQSFSPTILRQSQAGKAPQARTIQIWTSILTIVPVAIAMAFIAGLNPQIVITGGLIIFGIVFAFNSAVHSYLVLAYTEDNDVALNVGFYYMANSGGRLLGTITSGIVFQIGGIEACLWISSFFVLIAALVSFKLPPINISQKPEAVT
- a CDS encoding CHAT domain-containing protein is translated as MTQHSSKSIILAIILSIVSMINFPLKTIAQNENHIRQNVLAQINSDDGTKVAEVEKLSAQMEELLKQGNYREAISFMEKILAIIKGELGENNTYTAILYNNLGELYFSVGDYQKAQSLYQQGLTIIKIVSQEDTLNTAIFTNNLGKVQHILGNYPEAESLYQQALTITKKLSGEKNLTVATLLNNLGDLQRLQGNYPPAESFYLQALSIAKEVSGENNPDSAIFLNNLGLLYYLQGDNEKAEPFYLEALKIKKAIFGENHPDVAILLNNLAELYRSQGQYEKAKSFYQESLTLSKKILGEKHPNIAQTLNNFGLLLYSLGDYQEAESLYQQALTIRKEALGENHPDTAQSFNNLALMYNTQGNYQEAESYYLQALNIYKKALGENHPDTLTTLNNLAELYRSQGNYQEAEPIYLQVLTARRKVLGDNHSDTGQSLNNLALMYHEQGNLQKAEPLYLESLAIYQKNFGENNPDTATSLNNLAELYRIQKRYKEAEPLYLQSLAIRKKLLGEKHSDIAQSLNNLALFYNFQSEYDKAEPLFQQSLTIYQESLGKKHPNIATLLNNLGGLYWDKNNIPLALDYLTQGTNLEEDRLNEFLNTIGNESRKQAYINTLSISTNFVISLHLKSVSNNPQAARLALTTILRRKGRVLDALSNIIATLRSQNSPQIQTLFDNLAEKRSQLASLSFEGVGKLNPSAYQELIRNLEEEIRQLETNLSSKSNEFRTINQPITLENIQKAIPKNTALIEYLVYNPFNPKTKEIGKPHYVAYVLHSEGEPQGVDLGETETIDKLVKELRIDLADIGKPEDLANNSQKLHQLIFKPLLPLLKDKKTLLISPDSQLNLIPFVALQDEQGKYLAESYSISYLTSGRDLLRLQTKFQPQSDAVIVANPTYNLDTDKILIASASRGKNIKRSGDLDQLAWCCGALEGTKGEANAIIPLLSHPQVFTENQALAQNIIKVKAPQILHIATHGFFLPNVEKEENMTTFNNMDSQSQLTIIKSENPLLRSGLAFAGFNPADNKMDGALTALDASSLYLWGTKLVVLSACQTGIGDVRNGEGVYGLRRAFVLAGAESQLMSLWDVFDLTTQELMTSYYKRLMKGEGRSEALRQVQLEMLNSDKFKHPVHWAAFIPLGDWRNLDGK
- a CDS encoding homocysteine biosynthesis protein, whose product is MRTIAEINEKILSGKATVWTIEELKSKVKKLGIKKTYEKVDVICTGTFEPMESSGAILNLGHTDPPMKIRKCWLDGVPAYAGFGAVDLYLGATALSDYSSVNDNGENFPSHTPEKGGSHVIENLIAGKSVSIKAIGQVTDCYPRASFESSITATTINQFYLYNPRNLYQNFIVGVNGGDRTLYTYLGPLLPRLGNAVYSSIGAMSPLLNDPNLEVVGIGTKIFLGGAQGMIVWEGTQHFPLQKRLPNDTPIGPASTLALVGDAKKMSREWVRGCYFKNYGSSLMLGVGIPFPVLSEKVIEHCAVEDEDIVAPVVDFSIPRRVRPSFGLVNYAQLKHGKIKIEGQTVRVASVASMYLGRQVAETLKKWILEGNFTLSEPVAPLRSDSSFISQDGLI